AGACCAAGTTAAAGTCACTTGATTGTCCTGTTTATTTCCTGAAAGACAATAACAGTGAGGTTGTGGAGGATTGCATCAGTACCGCACTTGGTGGCAACGATGCGTACACGAAAGCCGATAAACTGGGAAAAGGTAAAGGTGTCTTCTACGTAACCCCGATGTGGATTAATTACATGAAAGAGGAGATAAAGCCGGGTAGATCATCCAATGATTACAAATATCTTAATGATCCAAATTACAGCCTGCTCTTTAAGGTAAACCGACCGGATTCCGACAATGCCGACTTTTCCAGGAACGCATCGGAGTTCGCAAAAACCTTTGACATGGATATCATCAATATTAACGGCACTATGAAAATAGCAACTGATTCCTATATGAATGCGAAACTTGCGGTATGTAAAGACCCAGATTGATATTGTTTTTAATATAGTTGGAGTTACCCAAGTGCATTAAGCATAGTGCAGATTAAGTATACTAAATATCTACCTATAGGCAGGCAATAGTTATGTTGCTCTGCAAATACAGTATTTGCACAGGGACATTTCCTCTAATATATGCTCACTCTTTGCAGGGCAGTAATAAACGCCATCATTTTCAAAAATCGTCTGATCTTCATTCATGTACATTCCCGGTGCATGGAGTGGTTCTTTCACTATAAAAGTCAGATATGTGGAAATAATACGAGTATATTCCTTCAAATCTTTTTGACCGGGAGCATACTCATCCATATACATGTTGATCCTGAAACTAAAATCTTCAAGCTTCCCAGTGTCAATCTCCTCAGATATTTCAGAACAATCTCTTTCTTTTAGCTCAGAAAACTTCTTGCTGTTATACCTTGCAAGACATTCCATGTTATACTGAAAACTTCCGGGAGGAGTCTGAATATCGCCGGATTCTTTTTCATTGATCTTTGCTAAATATCCAGAAGAAAGATTGGAAGCTTCTTTTTGTAATAAAAATAATAGTTCACATGAATTCATATGAAATCTCCTCCATATTATGTAAATGAAACATCTTTCAAGCTATAGTTTCGTTTATTTGTTCTTTATTTCAGTCTTTATGGAATTATAGCACTTCTCGAATATGTTGCCTGATGAAAAATGTCAGTTCTACATCAATTCATAGTGTTGCGCAACTTCCAGATTAAAATTGTACATAAGGCTGTTCTCAACGTAACCAGAAAAAAGGCATTTCTTACATTTGTATGCCATGTCCTTCCTGAATTCCCTTGTATTCTTCCATACATTTGCAATCCCGTCATCGATATGACCAATTGGTGCTCGATGAACTCTGCAGTTCTCGATAGTTCCGTCTGCAGTTACGTTCAGTATTATGTCATTGGCATGACAGATGAAATCCGTCCTGAGGTCACGGATCATTTCTAGGTATGTGTAGGAATTGATGATAGGATAACCTTCTTTTTTCATTTCCATTATCCTGCCCACAGTCTTGCGGTACTTCTCGGTATCCCTTATCCCCATGTTTTCCCAGGTATCCCTATCTATTCCCTTAAATTCGTACATGGGCTCGAATGAGATTTTGACATCAAGCTCCTTAGCCATGGTTATGAGTTCTTCAATATCATCTAGGTTTTTACCACTGATGACACAGTTCAACAGAAGAGGTTTCCTGATCATATCTCTGGCTTTCAGGATACCTGGCATGATCCTGTCAAGACTGATGCCTCTTATGTCCTTGTAGCTGGATGTCCCATCCACAGAAACTGAGAGGTAGTCAAGGTCATTCAGTTCACCTATCCTTTTTTCAAGTAGCAGGCCATTGGTGATGAGCGAGGTCACCATTCCCAGCTGCTTCGCATAGGCCAGTATCTCAGGCAGGTCTTCTCTCAAAAGGGGTTCTACGGTCCATGCATTATAGACAAGTATCCCGAAAGCCCTTGCCTGATCAAGGAGTTTAAATATACCCGTGAGCTCCATCTCCTCTCCCTCTGTTTTCCAGTATTCGCAAAAAGAGCATTTCATGTTGCATCTGGAATTGATGGCGTGAGATAATACAAAGGGTTGTTTTTTTATTCGCATCTGCCAGATAGCCTTTGCTGCAATGAGGGGTGAGTATTTGGTCATGGGGATTATCCTGGATTGTTTCTTCTTTCGTTAACAGTTTCCACTCTCGGAAATACTTGTTTTAGTTTCCATATATGAATTACTGGCTATATCCATCGTTCCATTAGTGTTAATAATCTCCATGTCAAACTCTTTTGCAAATTCAGAAGCATTCTCATGGTAAGTATTATCTTTATAAATTTGATTGTTGATCTTGACAAGAAAAGCATAATCAGGGTTTCTTAGATATCTAGCGTGTTCCTTATAAGATTGCGTAGATCTGAAGTTCTCTTTATTCATATCGGAAAGCCACATTGGGGTTGCATAGAAGACACCTTTGCCTTTTCCTAGTTCCTTGCTATTCCCGTACGCATCGTTACCACCAAGTGCTACGCTAATACAGTCATCAACAAGATTTCTTTCATTGTCTCTCAGAAAATAAACAGGGCAATCAAGCCCCTGCAGATCGTCCTGTACTTTTTTAGAACTATAACCACATTTCCCATAGAAAAGAAGGATACCATCTGATATTTTTGAGATTTCTCTGGCATTCAGATATACTTCAGATTGCAAATGATCAATATCAGAATGCAGGTCTTTTCTCAGAAGATTTACAACAACCGTTAATTCCTGTTGTTTCTTCCTATTAAACGAATCATATATTTGCCTTAAGATTGGAATATCTGAAAACAGCTTTATGAACCTGCCAGATGATCTTCTATTGTTTTCTAATACAATTGGATACAATCGATCAGATGAAAACACAAAAGGCTTTAGATTTTCAGACTTTAGTTTTTGTACAAACCTTAAGCTGTTTTTGTTCTCTACCACAAATAAGTTTTTAATTTCAAGGTCTTTTGAGAGAACATAAACCAGTTCATCTTCGAGCATTTCGCAGGCAAGTATACTTAACAGAGGCATGATTATTTTTACATGTTTTTGTTCTTTATTTCATCCTTTATTGCAGAATAGCATTTCTCGAATATCTCCTGATTACCGCTGACCTCAAAGGTGCTATATCCAAACAAATTGGCATATTCCTCGATCTTTGCATCAACATCTTTTACATATGTCAGGCCCGTATTGACCTTTGCAACCCTTGAATATCCTGCCATGTCGTTGACCATTTTTGCCATCTTGAGCGCTTTTCCAGGATCAGAATTATATTTGTCGATGTTCAAAAGTTCTCTCCACGAATTGGCATACATGGGTGTAAAGAAAAAAGCAGGTTCTTTACTGTGGGTTTTAAGCAGCTTCAGATAATTTGCTCCACCGCCGACTGCAGCTCCGATGCAGTCATCCACAATTCTTTCTTCATCCCTTAGTATTCGCACGACGCAACCATCTTTTTCAAGGCAGAAATCCTCTTCGACCTTTCCCAGAACATTACCACAAAGGCCGTAAAAAAGAAGTATGCCATCGGAGAAAGGAATCATTTCCTCAATACTATGGTAAACCTCGGATTTCAAGGTTTTTGGCACTGCGTGAAGTCCAAGTTCCAGAATATTAACTACTACTATTGATTCATTTGTTTCAATGTATCCTAGAAAATCTGGTAGCTTTTCAAAAGGAACCATTTCATAAGAGACATTCTGTTCATTAAGTTTTGCTGCAAATTCTGAAATGTTATTATTTTCTACGATTATGATCTTATCAACTTCAGGATCATTGCTAAAAAGCCAGACAATTTCATCTTGCATTATCTCACATGAGATTATACTCATAACGGACATTACCAATCTCCTCCAATTTTATGTATTTTTATTTGTTTCGTTTTTTTCGAGCAAAAATAATATGATATTATAAACTATCTACCTACATGTAGATAGGCAAAAATTAAATAAAAAATCAATCCCTCCATCCAAGACATGATTTGATAGAAGAAATTGCTCTGACAAGTGTCTTTCTTCCTTTAATGCTGGATACCAGTCTGGCACCCATTAAAGTTTCAACTACCATTTCTGCATGTGTATCGACTGGATCTGAAAACTCAAATTCTCCTTGTTCCAGGCCAGTTCTGAGAACATTGTTGAGCCAGTCAAGTATATCATCAAGTAGCAACATATCTTGCTTTTTAACTTTCTCCGGGAGTTCGTGGAAATCTATTATCACAGAGCCAGGAGGACAGATACATTTGCCTTCATCAAATTCCTGCAATGCATAATCAAAATAATATTGAAGCTGCTCACGGGCAGATTTTTCAGATTCCTTCATTTGCGCAATGGATACGGCTAAGCTCTTTCTCCTTTCTTCAAGCAAGGCAGCAACCAAATCTTCTTTTTTAGGATAATAATGGTGAATTGAAGCATTTTTTATGCCAAGCTTCTGGGAAATATCCTTGTAACTAAATCCATTATAGCCTCTGCATTGCAAAAAGTGTCTTGCATAATGGAGTATCTGTTGGTTAGTAGGGTTAAGATCAGTCATATAAATCCACATTTATCCTTATTCGTATAATAATTGAATAATACTCATATATTAAATATCTACCTACGTATAGGTAGGCAATGTTAGATTGCCCTGCAAACACAGTATTTGCACAGGGACATTTCCTCTAATATATGCTTACTCTTTGCAGGACAGTAATAAACGCCACCATTTTCAAAGATTGTCTGATTTTCGTTTACGTACATTCCCGGTGGGTGGAGTGGTTCTTTCGCTATAAAAGTCAGATATGTGGAAATAATACGAATATATTCCTTCAAATCCCTTTGATTGGGAGCATACCCATCCATATACTTGTTGATCCTGAAACTAAACTCTTTAAGCTTTCCAATGTCAATCTCCTCAGATATTTCTGAACAATCTCTTTCTTTTAGCTCAGAAAATTTCTTACGGTTATACCTTGCAAGACATTCAATATTATACTGAAGACTCACACGTGGACTCTGAATACCTCCTGTTTCTTTTTCATTAACCGTTGCTAAATACCCCGAAGATAGATTGGAAGCTTCTTTTTGTAATAAAAATAATAGTTCACATGAATTTATATGAAATTCCCTCCCAATTATGCATATGAAATATCTTTCAAGCTATAGTTTCGTTTAGTTTGTTCTTTAATTTGTCCGTTGTGTCTGTCTGTCCTGTCTCTTATCTATCGCCTATATTTGTCTCCTGAATTTCCATTGAATACGACAAAAAGGATAGTTATAAAGATAATAAAATCAGCCGTCTGCGACAAGCCTCTTCCACGTTTCCAATCTTTCTCTTCCACGTTATTTATTATGTTGGGGTATAAGAAAATACGCATCATACAATATATATAAGGTCGAAGCGTACTGTTTTTACTGAGAAGATATGCTCAGGAGAAACACAAAATGACCTGGATTGCAACCGTAGAAATTGAAGGCGAGAAACTCTTTGCAAGATGCGAATACAATCATCCCAATCTTATCCGCCTTCCTTCTGGGAGAAAATCATACTATTGCAAAACATGTGGTTCTCTGTTTGTGGTCGATCCTAACTATTCTGAACTCATAGAGAACGAAGATATGTAAGTTCCCCACCTGTGGAAAGTGTATTAAATTTATATAGTTGCAGCATTCTGATTCTACTGCATGAGTGAGACCTGTTCTACATGCACATTTTTCAAACCAACGACAATTACATATGGTTTTTGCAGACGAGAGTCTCCAGTTGCGAAGCTTGGTTTTCCGGTAGTTCCCTCCGATGAGTGGTGTGGCCAACATGAACCTAGGAGCAGAAAACCATGATAGAATCATATTTAACTGAAGCAGCTACCTTCCTGATAGGAATCGGAACCGGCATAGCCATAAGGGCAAAAATCTGGTGGAAAAACAAGACCGCAGAAGAGCGGAAATGCTTCGTCTACGAGATTCTGCAGTCACTGGAAGATGGTAAGATCACTGCTGCAGAAGCAAAGACTCTGATCAAGAACCATCTGTGAGGTATCATGGTCCTTCTGAATGCCACAATTAATGGCCCAAATACTAAGCCAATCACCCTCATGGCCTCTGCAGGTATCAAAAGAACAGACAAATCTACCAAGTTCGGAGGCTATCAGAACTTCGATACTGATAACCGTTTCAAGTACTACCAGCAGCTTTCAACCTGCACTCCACATGTTTCCACATCTCTGAACAAACTGGCACTTTCCCTGGTAAAAGGTATGCAGTTTGATGGAACCGGTTCCAAGATCATTAAAGATTTTGAGCGATGGTCCACCAAGGTCAACTTCCTTGAGCAGGTGCAGACACTTGCCAGGCTTCTCTGCAGGGATGGAATATATGTGGCACTACCCAACGGGAATGCAGAGACTTTCTCCCTGATACCCCTGCTTATGCAGAACACAACTATCCTCCCGGAGGATTTTACTGTTGGAGAAATGAATCCAAAGGAGATTCTCACTCCTCCCACCGGGTTTGTTGTTATCAATGAAAGTGACAAGGCCAAAAGGAAGATCTTGAAGATCAGCGATGTGGTTTGCGGATCTTATAATGCCTGGGATACTGTTCAAAAAGATCCTCTCAAGCGAGATACATACGGCATTTACGGTGCTTCCATGATGGAACCCATTGAACTCAGTATCCGGAACCTGCTGAACATCAACCACGGATATGTTTCATTTGTGAAGAAATATGGCAATGGCAGGTATCTTATTGACTTCAAGCTTTTGGAGAAACTGGTTGAGCAGGAGATTGTCAGCATTGAGGATGCTCAGAAGGTCATAGACGCTTGGCTTGATGAGCACAAGTACCTCTCGGAGAACGAAGATATCGCTGCAGTGGGTCTGGATATAATTCCTGTTGATGCAAAGGGATCCCTAGACGTCATGTCATTCAAGAAATCACTGGAAACAGATATCCAGATAGGCCTACTGCAATCCCCTCTAAGTATGGGCGATACAAAAGGATCAACCTATGCTGCCGGATATGTGTCCGAAGAAGACCGTATGGTTGTCCTGGAAGGTCTACAACATATTGT
This genomic stretch from Methanohalophilus levihalophilus harbors:
- a CDS encoding DUF2115 family protein, whose product is MNSCELLFLLQKEASNLSSGYLAKINEKESGDIQTPPGSFQYNMECLARYNSKKFSELKERDCSEISEEIDTGKLEDFSFRINMYMDEYAPGQKDLKEYTRIISTYLTFIVKEPLHAPGMYMNEDQTIFENDGVYYCPAKSEHILEEMSLCKYCICRAT
- a CDS encoding radical SAM protein, translating into MTKYSPLIAAKAIWQMRIKKQPFVLSHAINSRCNMKCSFCEYWKTEGEEMELTGIFKLLDQARAFGILVYNAWTVEPLLREDLPEILAYAKQLGMVTSLITNGLLLEKRIGELNDLDYLSVSVDGTSSYKDIRGISLDRIMPGILKARDMIRKPLLLNCVISGKNLDDIEELITMAKELDVKISFEPMYEFKGIDRDTWENMGIRDTEKYRKTVGRIMEMKKEGYPIINSYTYLEMIRDLRTDFICHANDIILNVTADGTIENCRVHRAPIGHIDDGIANVWKNTREFRKDMAYKCKKCLFSGYVENSLMYNFNLEVAQHYELM
- a CDS encoding DUF1638 domain-containing protein produces the protein MLEDELVYVLSKDLEIKNLFVVENKNSLRFVQKLKSENLKPFVFSSDRLYPIVLENNRRSSGRFIKLFSDIPILRQIYDSFNRKKQQELTVVVNLLRKDLHSDIDHLQSEVYLNAREISKISDGILLFYGKCGYSSKKVQDDLQGLDCPVYFLRDNERNLVDDCISVALGGNDAYGNSKELGKGKGVFYATPMWLSDMNKENFRSTQSYKEHARYLRNPDYAFLVKINNQIYKDNTYHENASEFAKEFDMEIINTNGTMDIASNSYMETKTSISESGNC
- a CDS encoding DUF1638 domain-containing protein encodes the protein MSVMSIISCEIMQDEIVWLFSNDPEVDKIIIVENNNISEFAAKLNEQNVSYEMVPFEKLPDFLGYIETNESIVVVNILELGLHAVPKTLKSEVYHSIEEMIPFSDGILLFYGLCGNVLGKVEEDFCLEKDGCVVRILRDEERIVDDCIGAAVGGGANYLKLLKTHSKEPAFFFTPMYANSWRELLNIDKYNSDPGKALKMAKMVNDMAGYSRVAKVNTGLTYVKDVDAKIEEYANLFGYSTFEVSGNQEIFEKCYSAIKDEIKNKNM
- a CDS encoding TetR/AcrR family transcriptional regulator — translated: MTDLNPTNQQILHYARHFLQCRGYNGFSYKDISQKLGIKNASIHHYYPKKEDLVAALLEERRKSLAVSIAQMKESEKSAREQLQYYFDYALQEFDEGKCICPPGSVIIDFHELPEKVKKQDMLLLDDILDWLNNVLRTGLEQGEFEFSDPVDTHAEMVVETLMGARLVSSIKGRKTLVRAISSIKSCLGWRD
- a CDS encoding DUF2115 family protein, with the translated sequence MCIIGREFHINSCELLFLLQKEASNLSSGYLATVNEKETGGIQSPRVSLQYNIECLARYNRKKFSELKERDCSEISEEIDIGKLKEFSFRINKYMDGYAPNQRDLKEYIRIISTYLTFIAKEPLHPPGMYVNENQTIFENGGVYYCPAKSKHILEEMSLCKYCVCRAI
- a CDS encoding SHOCT-like domain-containing protein: MIESYLTEAATFLIGIGTGIAIRAKIWWKNKTAEERKCFVYEILQSLEDGKITAAEAKTLIKNHL